Proteins from one Cryptomeria japonica chromosome 4, Sugi_1.0, whole genome shotgun sequence genomic window:
- the LOC131042699 gene encoding calmodulin-like protein 2 yields the protein MKRLLKSLSKKAQKLASNFSPPAACLTFRSPPSKSFCESPPPKSLCKSGEGIEGELCEVFKYLDADGDGKISWVDLHSSLKCVVEEVCENELQEIIKQLDSDGDGYIDVDEFIRLNCEERGEEEAEKELAAAFRMFEGTSTGITPAGLQRMMCRLGVETSVTLDHCTFIISQVDLDGDGVVSFSEFKHMMTRAVHS from the coding sequence ATGAAGCGCCTGCTCAAATCGCTGTCTAAAAAAGCTCAGAAATTAGCCTCCAACTTCTCCCCTCCAGCTGCTTGTTTGACATTCCGCTCTCCGCCGTCAAAATCATTCTGCGAATCTCCTCCGCCAAAATCATTGTGCAAATCTGGCGAGGGCATCGAAGGAGAGTTGTGTGAGGTGTTTAAATACCTCGATGCGGATGGAGATGGCAAAATATCATGGGTGGATCTCCACAGCTCTCTCAAATGTGTGGTTGAGGAGGTGTGCGAGAATGAATTGCAAGAGATAATAAAACAGTTGGATTCTGATGGAGACGGATATATCGATGTGGATGAATTTATACGGCTAAACTGTGAGGAAAGAGGAGAGGAAGAAGCCGAAAAAGAATTGGCGGCGGCGTTCAGGATGTTTGAGGGAACATCAACAGGCATTACTCCAGCGGGACTCCAGCGTATGATGTGCCGCCTGGGTGTGGAAACTTCTGTCACTCTTGATCACTGTACTTTCATAATTTCTCAGGTGGATTTGGATGGAGATGGAGTGGTGAGCTTCAGCGAATTCAAGCACATGATGACAAGAGCTGTTCACTCATGA